The Streptomyces kanamyceticus genome window below encodes:
- a CDS encoding nicotinamide mononucleotide transporter family protein, whose protein sequence is MWSDMIGNTVGLIALALGWRRSIWTWPAQFLSGVILVAAYASAQLSGGVGKQLLVIGVALWGWRQWTRGRQQAQDGSIAIRFATWKERGVLLAGTAVGTLAVGALFSAVPDLSWNPWPDAYIFVGTLAAMVAQARGLVEFWFAWLLVDVVGVPLAFSSGLAFSGLVYVVYLALVLWGMRDWWLRSRAAASQPVMEGAPA, encoded by the coding sequence ATGTGGTCCGACATGATCGGCAACACCGTCGGCCTGATCGCCCTCGCGCTCGGCTGGCGGCGCTCGATCTGGACCTGGCCCGCCCAGTTCCTCTCCGGCGTCATCCTCGTCGCCGCGTACGCCTCCGCGCAGCTGTCCGGCGGCGTCGGCAAGCAGCTCCTCGTCATCGGCGTCGCGCTGTGGGGCTGGCGGCAGTGGACGCGCGGCAGGCAGCAGGCGCAGGACGGCTCCATCGCCATCCGCTTCGCCACCTGGAAGGAGCGGGGCGTCCTGCTCGCGGGCACCGCGGTCGGCACGCTCGCCGTCGGCGCCCTGTTCAGCGCCGTCCCCGACCTGTCCTGGAACCCCTGGCCGGACGCCTACATCTTCGTCGGCACGCTCGCCGCGATGGTCGCCCAGGCCCGCGGGCTCGTCGAGTTCTGGTTCGCCTGGCTGCTCGTCGACGTGGTCGGCGTGCCGCTCGCCTTCAGCAGCGGCCTGGCCTTCTCCGGCCTGGTCTACGTCGTCTACCTCGCCCTCGTCCTCTGGGGCATGCGCGACTGGTGGCTGCGCTCCCGCGCGGCGGCCTCGCAGCCCGTCATGGAAGGAGCCCCGGCATGA
- the ribD gene encoding bifunctional diaminohydroxyphosphoribosylaminopyrimidine deaminase/5-amino-6-(5-phosphoribosylamino)uracil reductase RibD has translation MRRAVALAALGLGATSPNPVVGCVILDAAGETVGEGWHRRAGGPHAEVHALRAAGERARGGTALVTLEPCNHTGRTGPCAQALIDAGIARVVFAVGDPNPTATGGAHTLRAAGIDVAQGLLEAEAAAGNAAWLTAVRLGRPYVTWKYAATLDGRSAAADGTSRWITSAESRADVHRLRAECDAVVVGSGTQRADDPHLAVRGIEGAVQPLRVVLDTNGTAVTPGARVLDGAAPTLIAVAEDATPAYEAVETVRLPRTEGGLDIPALLDVLHARGVRSVLLEGGPTLAGAFVAAGAVDRVVGYLAPVLLGAGTAVLTGGGITTITEALRLDMSETVRIGPDLRITATLVAKEH, from the coding sequence ATGCGTCGCGCAGTCGCGCTCGCAGCGCTCGGTCTCGGAGCCACGAGCCCCAATCCGGTCGTCGGCTGCGTCATCCTCGACGCCGCGGGCGAGACCGTCGGCGAGGGCTGGCACCGGCGCGCGGGCGGCCCGCACGCCGAGGTGCACGCCCTGCGCGCGGCCGGTGAGCGGGCCCGCGGCGGCACCGCCCTCGTCACCCTCGAACCCTGCAACCACACCGGCCGCACAGGGCCCTGCGCGCAGGCCCTCATCGACGCGGGGATCGCCCGCGTGGTGTTCGCGGTCGGCGACCCCAACCCCACCGCGACCGGCGGCGCGCACACCCTGCGCGCGGCGGGAATCGACGTGGCGCAGGGCCTCCTGGAGGCCGAGGCCGCCGCGGGGAACGCCGCCTGGCTGACCGCCGTGCGGCTCGGCCGCCCGTACGTCACCTGGAAGTACGCCGCCACGCTCGACGGCCGCAGCGCCGCGGCCGACGGCACGAGCCGCTGGATCACCTCCGCCGAGTCCCGCGCCGACGTCCACCGGCTGCGCGCCGAGTGCGACGCGGTCGTCGTGGGCTCCGGCACCCAGCGCGCCGACGACCCGCACCTCGCCGTGCGCGGCATCGAGGGCGCGGTCCAGCCGCTGCGCGTCGTCCTCGACACGAACGGCACGGCCGTCACGCCCGGCGCCCGCGTCCTGGACGGCGCGGCGCCGACGCTGATCGCCGTCGCCGAGGACGCCACCCCCGCGTACGAAGCCGTGGAGACGGTCCGACTCCCGCGCACGGAGGGCGGGTTGGACATCCCCGCCCTCCTGGACGTGCTCCACGCGCGCGGGGTGCGGTCCGTCCTGCTCGAAGGAGGCCCGACGCTCGCCGGGGCGTTCGTCGCCGCGGGCGCCGTCGACCGCGTCGTCGGCTATCTCGCCCCCGTCCTGCTCGGCGCGGGCACCGCCGTCCTGACCGGCGGCGGAATCACCACCATCACCGAAGCGTTGCGGCTCGACATGAGCGAGACCGTGCGCATCGGCCCCGACCTGCGCATCACCGCGACCCTCGTAGCGAAGGAGCACTGA
- a CDS encoding riboflavin synthase — protein sequence MFTGIVEELGEITAVENLPDASRFRLRGPVVTEGAKHGDSIAVNGVCLTVVEHEGDEFTADVMAETLNRSSLGALAVGSRVNLERPTSVGARLGGHIVQGHVDGTGEIVERKPSENWEIVKVSLPADLSRYVVEKGSITVDGVSLTVVDAGPDHFTISLIPTTLALTTLGIKQPGDPVNLEVDIIAKYVERLLGDRAQVPDREATQ from the coding sequence GTGTTCACCGGAATCGTCGAAGAGCTGGGCGAGATCACCGCCGTCGAGAACCTCCCCGACGCCTCCCGCTTCCGCCTGCGAGGACCCGTGGTGACCGAGGGCGCGAAACACGGTGACTCCATCGCCGTCAACGGCGTCTGTCTGACCGTCGTGGAGCACGAGGGCGACGAGTTCACCGCCGACGTGATGGCCGAGACCCTCAACCGCTCCAGCCTCGGCGCGCTCGCCGTCGGCTCCCGCGTCAACCTGGAGCGCCCCACCTCGGTCGGCGCGCGCCTGGGCGGCCACATCGTGCAGGGCCACGTCGACGGCACCGGCGAGATCGTCGAGCGCAAGCCGTCCGAGAACTGGGAGATCGTCAAGGTCTCCCTGCCCGCCGACCTCTCGCGCTACGTCGTCGAGAAGGGCTCCATCACGGTCGACGGCGTCAGCCTCACCGTCGTCGACGCGGGCCCCGACCACTTCACCATCAGTCTCATCCCCACGACCCTCGCGCTGACCACGCTCGGCATCAAGCAGCCCGGCGACCCGGTCAACCTCGAGGTCGACATCATCGCCAAGTACGTGGAGCGCCTCCTCGGCGACCGCGCGCAGGTCCCGGATCGGGAGGCCACCCAGTGA